The following are from one region of the Trichocoleus sp. FACHB-46 genome:
- a CDS encoding SDR family NAD(P)-dependent oxidoreductase — MSTEQKVAVITGASQGIGAALVKAYRDRNYRVIAISRSIQPSNDDEILSVSGDIADRKTAERAIIEGVTRFGRIDTLVNNAGIFIAKPFTEYTEADYAAYLGTNITGFFHMTQLAIAEMEKQGSGHVVQISTSLVDNPIAGVPSVLASLTKGGLNAATRSLAIEYAKRGIRVNAIALGNIKTPMHPAETHAQLAAMHPIDRMGEISDIVDAILYLESANFVTGEILHVDGGQSAGH, encoded by the coding sequence ATGAGCACTGAACAGAAAGTTGCTGTGATTACTGGCGCATCGCAGGGCATCGGTGCAGCCCTAGTTAAGGCATACCGCGATCGCAACTATCGGGTGATTGCGATCTCACGCTCAATTCAGCCATCAAACGATGATGAGATTCTCTCAGTGTCAGGTGACATCGCGGATCGAAAAACTGCCGAGCGTGCAATCATCGAAGGCGTGACCCGATTTGGGCGCATTGACACACTGGTCAACAACGCTGGCATCTTCATTGCCAAGCCGTTCACCGAGTACACCGAGGCAGACTACGCAGCTTACCTGGGTACCAACATCACTGGATTCTTTCACATGACGCAACTCGCGATCGCCGAGATGGAGAAGCAGGGTAGCGGTCATGTTGTGCAGATCTCAACGAGTCTGGTTGACAACCCGATCGCTGGCGTACCCTCTGTACTCGCATCACTGACGAAGGGTGGACTGAATGCTGCGACCCGATCACTGGCGATCGAGTATGCCAAGCGCGGTATCCGGGTGAACGCGATCGCGTTGGGTAACATCAAGACGCCAATGCATCCTGCCGAGACCCATGCACAGCTCGCTGCCATGCACCCAATCGATCGGATGGGCGAAATCTCTGACATCGTTGATGCGATCCTCTACCTCGAATCTGCCAACTTTGTAACGGGCGAAATCCTTCACGTGGATGGTGGTCAGAGTGCGGGGCATTAG
- a CDS encoding NIPSNAP family protein has product MIYELRIYHSMPGRLPALLSRFQNHTLQIWEKHGIRQAGFWTTLIGESESNQLTYLLAWDSVAEREERWNAFLADPEWIATKAESEKNGPLVQNIRNELLAPTTFSSVK; this is encoded by the coding sequence ATGATCTACGAATTACGCATTTATCACTCCATGCCCGGACGACTACCCGCGCTGCTGTCGCGCTTCCAGAATCACACGTTACAGATTTGGGAAAAGCATGGCATCCGTCAGGCTGGATTCTGGACAACGCTAATCGGCGAGAGCGAGAGTAACCAGCTTACCTACCTGCTTGCCTGGGACAGTGTAGCTGAGCGTGAGGAGCGCTGGAACGCATTTCTCGCTGACCCTGAATGGATTGCGACCAAGGCCGAAAGCGAGAAGAACGGTCCCCTCGTGCAGAACATCCGCAACGAGTTGCTAGCACCGACCACCTTTTCCTCGGTGAAGTAA